A region from the Mycolicibacterium phlei genome encodes:
- a CDS encoding DUF3515 domain-containing protein, producing the protein MDTETSDGPPRALLVAAVVIAVAAVVGVLVVAATRQRTAPQQPVPLVTIPAPQADGADCAALLDALPETLGDARRAPLADPAPPGAAAWRTPGSDEPVVLRCGVERPAEFVVGAPLQAVDAVQWFRVGDDGAPSAGGAQERSTWYAVDRGVYVALTLPRGSGPTPIQQISGVLDATLPARPLDPAPPR; encoded by the coding sequence GTGGACACCGAGACCAGTGACGGCCCGCCCCGGGCGCTTCTGGTCGCGGCGGTCGTGATCGCGGTCGCCGCGGTGGTGGGGGTTCTGGTCGTGGCGGCCACCCGACAGCGCACGGCCCCGCAGCAGCCCGTGCCGCTGGTGACGATCCCGGCCCCGCAGGCCGACGGCGCTGACTGCGCCGCACTGCTGGACGCCCTGCCCGAGACACTCGGCGACGCGCGACGCGCCCCGCTGGCCGATCCGGCGCCGCCCGGTGCCGCGGCCTGGCGGACCCCGGGCAGCGATGAGCCGGTCGTGCTGCGCTGCGGCGTCGAACGGCCCGCCGAGTTCGTCGTCGGCGCACCGCTGCAGGCCGTCGACGCGGTGCAGTGGTTCCGGGTCGGCGACGACGGCGCACCCTCAGCCGGCGGCGCGCAGGAGCGCAGCACCTGGTACGCGGTGGACCGCGGCGTCTACGTCGCGCTCACCCTGCCGCGGGGGTCCGGGCCCACCCCGATCCAGCAGATCTCCGGGGTGCTCGACGCGACGCTGCCCGCGCGGCCCCTGGACCCCGCGCCCCCGCGGTGA
- a CDS encoding Lrp/AsnC ligand binding domain-containing protein, with protein sequence MVEAFMLIQTEVGRAEVIAKQLATLPGVLSAEYVTGPYDVVVRIGAETLDALKADVVPSVQQMSGITRTLTCPIAATAHS encoded by the coding sequence GTGGTCGAGGCTTTCATGCTCATCCAGACAGAGGTGGGTCGTGCCGAGGTCATCGCCAAACAGCTCGCCACCCTGCCCGGGGTGCTGTCCGCCGAGTACGTGACCGGCCCCTACGACGTCGTCGTGCGCATCGGCGCCGAGACACTCGACGCCCTCAAGGCCGACGTCGTGCCGTCGGTGCAGCAGATGAGCGGAATCACACGGACACTGACCTGCCCGATCGCCGCCACGGCACACTCCTAG
- a CDS encoding thiamine-phosphate kinase, with protein sequence MTSDDAGETLAQVGEFGVIARLVAGRRQPPSVVLGPGDDAAVVSVPDGRTVVSTDMLVAGRHFRLDWSTPFDVGRKAIAQNAADVEAMGARAGAFVVAFGAPSDTPAEEALALADGLWHEAGLLGAGIVGGDLVRAPQWVISVTVFGDLDGRRPVRRDGAGPGQTVAVAGALGRSAAGYALWNNGIDSYGELRRCHVAPEPPYGQGRVAADGGATAMTDVSDGLLADLGHIAEASGVGIDLSTDALSGFRDALAGPATEVGADPWDWVLGGGEDHALVATFPDAPPPGWTVIGATTAGEGAVTVDGAAWQGNPGWQSFD encoded by the coding sequence ATGACATCCGACGACGCCGGGGAGACCCTGGCGCAGGTCGGTGAGTTCGGTGTGATCGCGCGGCTGGTCGCCGGTCGACGCCAGCCGCCGTCGGTGGTGCTGGGGCCCGGGGACGACGCCGCCGTGGTGTCGGTTCCGGACGGTAGAACCGTCGTGTCCACCGACATGCTGGTGGCGGGAAGACACTTCCGGCTGGACTGGTCAACGCCATTTGACGTGGGGCGCAAGGCAATTGCGCAGAACGCCGCCGACGTCGAGGCGATGGGGGCGCGGGCGGGCGCGTTCGTGGTGGCGTTCGGCGCACCCTCGGACACCCCGGCCGAGGAGGCGCTCGCGCTGGCCGACGGGCTGTGGCACGAGGCCGGTCTACTCGGGGCCGGCATCGTGGGCGGCGATCTGGTCCGCGCACCGCAGTGGGTGATCTCGGTAACGGTCTTCGGTGACCTCGACGGCCGCCGACCGGTGCGCCGCGACGGTGCCGGGCCGGGGCAGACGGTGGCGGTGGCCGGCGCGCTCGGCCGTTCTGCCGCCGGATATGCGTTGTGGAACAACGGAATTGACTCCTACGGCGAGCTGCGCCGTTGCCACGTCGCCCCGGAGCCGCCGTACGGGCAGGGCCGGGTGGCCGCCGACGGCGGGGCGACCGCGATGACCGACGTGTCCGACGGACTGCTCGCGGATCTGGGACACATCGCCGAGGCGTCGGGCGTCGGCATCGACCTGTCGACCGATGCGCTGAGCGGTTTCCGGGATGCCCTGGCCGGGCCGGCGACCGAGGTCGGTGCCGACCCGTGGGACTGGGTGCTCGGGGGTGGCGAGGATCACGCCCTGGTGGCGACGTTCCCGGATGCGCCGCCGCCGGGGTGGACGGTGATCGGTGCGACGACGGCCGGCGAGGGTGCGGTGACCGTCGACGGCGCGGCGTGGCAGGGGAATCCCGGCTGGCAGTCCTTCGACTAG
- a CDS encoding uracil-DNA glycosylase produces MTPRPLRELVDEGWAEALEPVADQVAKMGEFLREEIAAGNGYLPAGQNVLRAFTFPLEKVRVLIVGQDPYPTPGHAVGLSFSVAPDVRPLPRSLENIFKEYISDLNYPQPANGDLTPWAERGVMLLNRVLTVRPGSPASHRGKGWEAVTECAIRALVARRQPLVAVLWGRDAATLKPMLDGQHCVAIESPHPSPLSASRGFFGSRPFSRANELLEKMGAEPIDWRLPS; encoded by the coding sequence ATGACCCCGCGGCCGCTGCGCGAGCTGGTCGACGAGGGCTGGGCCGAGGCGCTGGAGCCGGTCGCCGATCAGGTCGCCAAGATGGGCGAGTTCCTGCGTGAGGAGATCGCCGCGGGCAACGGGTACCTGCCGGCGGGGCAGAACGTGTTGCGGGCGTTCACTTTTCCGCTGGAAAAGGTGCGGGTGCTGATCGTCGGCCAGGATCCCTACCCGACGCCCGGACACGCCGTCGGACTGAGCTTCTCGGTGGCCCCGGACGTGCGCCCGCTGCCGCGCAGCCTGGAGAACATCTTCAAGGAGTACATCAGCGACCTGAACTATCCGCAGCCCGCCAACGGTGACCTCACCCCGTGGGCCGAGCGGGGTGTGATGTTGCTCAACAGGGTGCTGACCGTGCGCCCGGGCAGCCCGGCGTCGCACCGGGGCAAGGGCTGGGAGGCCGTGACCGAGTGTGCGATCCGAGCCCTGGTCGCCCGCAGGCAGCCGCTGGTGGCGGTGCTGTGGGGCCGCGATGCGGCGACGCTGAAGCCGATGCTCGACGGGCAGCACTGCGTGGCGATCGAATCGCCGCATCCCTCACCGCTGTCGGCGTCGCGCGGGTTCTTCGGATCGCGGCCGTTCAGCCGCGCGAACGAACTGCTCGAGAAGATGGGCGCCGAGCCGATCGACTGGCGCCTGCCGTCCTAA
- a CDS encoding helix-turn-helix domain-containing protein encodes MVRLPLTAEQLAAGKRLGERLRAARADRTIAEVAEAAGISPETLRKIETGRLATPSFTTIAALARVLPLSLDQLAEACLDSPDLRQTG; translated from the coding sequence ATGGTGCGACTCCCGCTGACCGCAGAACAGCTCGCCGCGGGCAAGCGCCTCGGTGAACGTTTGCGCGCCGCCCGCGCCGATCGCACGATCGCCGAAGTCGCCGAGGCCGCCGGGATCTCCCCCGAGACGCTGCGCAAGATCGAGACCGGACGGCTGGCCACCCCGTCGTTCACGACGATCGCCGCGCTGGCGCGGGTGCTGCCGCTGTCGCTCGACCAGCTCGCCGAGGCCTGCCTCGACAGCCCCGATCTGCGACAGACCGGTTAG
- the map gene encoding type I methionyl aminopeptidase, whose protein sequence is MVELKTPQEIAAMDVTGSFLAGLLDDLTHRARPGVNLLELEQRARELIAERGAVSCYWDYAPSFGRGPFRNVICLSVNDAVLHGLPHDYVLADSDILSMDIAVSIDGWVADCARSIIVGTPRPEDQRLVKATEEALAAAIEAARPGNRIGDISAAIYGVAKDYGYRVNTDFGGHGLGRTMHEDPHVPNAGRAGRGLKLQPGLTLALEPWFTAGSERIVWDPDGWTLRSADGSRTAHSEHTVAITEDGPLVLTTRERVTA, encoded by the coding sequence GTGGTGGAACTGAAGACGCCGCAGGAGATCGCCGCGATGGACGTCACCGGCAGCTTCCTGGCCGGACTGCTCGACGACCTCACCCACCGGGCCCGTCCCGGCGTGAACCTGCTCGAGCTCGAACAGCGCGCCCGTGAACTGATCGCCGAGCGCGGAGCCGTGTCCTGCTACTGGGACTACGCCCCGTCGTTCGGCCGTGGGCCGTTCCGCAACGTCATCTGCCTGTCGGTCAACGACGCCGTCCTGCACGGGTTGCCGCACGACTACGTGCTGGCCGACAGTGACATCCTGTCGATGGACATCGCGGTGTCGATCGACGGCTGGGTGGCCGACTGTGCGCGCAGCATCATCGTCGGCACCCCGCGGCCGGAGGACCAGCGGTTGGTCAAGGCCACCGAGGAGGCGCTCGCCGCGGCGATCGAGGCCGCGCGTCCGGGCAACCGGATCGGCGACATCTCGGCGGCCATCTACGGCGTCGCCAAGGACTACGGCTACCGGGTCAACACCGACTTCGGCGGCCACGGACTCGGCCGCACCATGCACGAGGATCCGCACGTACCCAACGCCGGGCGGGCCGGTCGCGGACTCAAACTGCAACCGGGGCTGACGCTGGCGCTGGAGCCGTGGTTCACCGCGGGCAGCGAGCGGATCGTCTGGGACCCGGACGGCTGGACGTTGCGCTCGGCCGACGGATCACGCACCGCGCACAGCGAGCACACGGTCGCGATCACCGAGGACGGGCCGCTGGTGCTCACCACGCGCGAGCGCGTCACCGCCTAG